In Neokomagataea tanensis, one genomic interval encodes:
- the ntrX gene encoding nitrogen assimilation response regulator NtrX: protein MEHEILIVDDEPDIRFLIEGILSDEGYRTRTASSAEQALAMFRATRPSLVILDIWLQGSKMDGIEVLKNIQAEEPGLPTVMISGHGTIETAVASLKHGAYDFIEKPFQSDRLLVVVQRALEAARLKQENAELRLRAGNDTSLFGDGPAISAVRGQIERVAPTNSRVLITGPAGAGKEIAARMIHARSRRSEGPFIALNCAVLAPNRFEEELFGLEGDAEHPMRRGVLERANRGTLLLDEVGDMPLETQGKIVRALQDQSFERIGGTARVKVDVRVIATTNRDLHTEIAAHRFREDLYYRLAVVPLRVPSLRERREDIPALARHFLERCAVSSGLPLRELSVDALAALQTYDWPGNARELRNLMERLLIMMPGGGNDPIRADMLPANISQGAPSMTRLNAGADVMSLPLREARDLFETQYLQVQLTRFGGNISRTANFVCMERSALHRKLKQLGVTMQDEKNPAPVAASER, encoded by the coding sequence ATGGAACATGAGATTCTGATCGTCGATGACGAGCCGGACATTCGGTTCCTCATCGAGGGCATACTCAGCGATGAGGGTTACCGGACGCGTACAGCGTCTAGCGCGGAACAGGCGCTGGCCATGTTTCGTGCCACCCGTCCGTCTCTTGTCATTTTGGACATCTGGTTACAGGGGTCTAAAATGGACGGCATTGAGGTATTGAAAAATATTCAGGCGGAAGAGCCTGGCCTTCCTACTGTCATGATTTCCGGACACGGCACAATTGAGACGGCAGTAGCCAGCCTCAAGCACGGCGCTTATGACTTCATAGAGAAACCATTCCAATCTGATCGTCTCCTCGTTGTCGTTCAGCGCGCGCTAGAAGCCGCCCGCCTTAAGCAGGAAAACGCAGAACTGCGCCTCCGCGCGGGGAATGACACGTCGCTTTTCGGTGACGGACCGGCAATATCTGCTGTTCGTGGGCAAATTGAACGCGTAGCTCCTACAAATTCACGGGTACTCATCACCGGCCCGGCTGGTGCAGGCAAAGAAATTGCAGCGCGCATGATTCACGCCCGCTCACGCCGCTCTGAGGGGCCCTTCATCGCCCTGAACTGTGCCGTGTTAGCCCCTAACCGCTTCGAAGAAGAACTTTTTGGCCTTGAGGGGGATGCTGAGCACCCTATGCGCCGAGGTGTTTTGGAGCGCGCCAACCGCGGTACATTGCTACTCGATGAAGTCGGTGACATGCCCTTGGAAACCCAAGGGAAAATTGTTCGCGCTCTACAAGACCAATCCTTCGAACGCATTGGCGGCACAGCACGCGTCAAAGTAGATGTACGTGTTATCGCGACCACAAACCGCGACCTGCATACAGAGATAGCCGCACACCGCTTCCGCGAAGATCTCTATTACCGCCTTGCAGTTGTTCCTCTACGTGTCCCTTCCCTACGTGAAAGACGCGAGGATATTCCAGCGCTTGCGCGGCATTTCCTAGAGCGTTGCGCCGTATCGTCTGGCCTTCCACTGCGGGAGCTTTCAGTTGATGCGCTTGCAGCTCTGCAAACCTATGACTGGCCCGGCAACGCCCGCGAATTGCGTAATCTGATGGAGCGTTTGCTTATTATGATGCCGGGAGGCGGGAACGACCCAATTCGGGCCGATATGCTTCCGGCTAATATCAGCCAAGGAGCTCCATCCATGACACGCCTGAATGCTGGCGCAGATGTGATGAGCCTCCCCCTCCGTGAAGCGCGCGATCTGTTTGAAACTCAATATCTTCAGGTCCAGCTCACACGCTTCGGCGGCAATATCAGCCGGACCGCAAACTTCGTGTGCATGGAACGGAGCGCGCTGCACCGTAAGCTCAAGCAGCTAGGCGTGACTATGCAAGATGAAAAAAATCCTGCACCCGTTGCAGCCAGTGAACGCTAA
- a CDS encoding sensor histidine kinase NtrY-like, with product MALILAFMTFVVLAGGLSITHRPVIQAMIFLLDFLMLMLIGAAAVSQVGRMLAERRLGFAGARLHARLITLFGIVAVAPTIVVGAVATLFFHYGVEIWFSNRVNNALSEARSVAAGYLQEHNDNIRTAAYSLANTLILVQNDELFAHGTDLLHTPERLRELLDDEVYERGLTDAEVFDPLTNRILATGGVLGSADMAPPPLPPKSVIEMARTDVAILDRPDQRFIRAVVSLGDNSGLMLVITRPVDPQILEHMHRTDELVQDYKRMLANRGKTQVTFVLIFMLMGLLVLAVGMLTGLALANRIANPLGLLILAATRISQGDLGVRVPVPDHSARRPMFRDDEVTGLSRAFNRMTDQLEAQRSELMVAYDQINERRRFTETVLSGVSAGVIGLDTRQVIELPNRAASNVLQRDLLPVVGQYLVNAVPEFAALLDAARTAPERVHTAEVQIDTDGAQRPGGPGDGGGAGAGRTLLVRVVAEMRGSDVAGYVVTFDDITALQSAQRKAAWADVARRVAHEIKNPLTPIQLASERLKRRFLKEIQSDPETYTQLVDTIVRQVGDIGRMVDEFSAFARMPQPVIQIEDFSRLCREALVLQKNANPLIIYETQNLPASGPIVLCDRRLIGQALTNLLQNAADAIHMTERASLREIGPDGSLLPIGHIVMGLHIRGGHAQLVIEDDGIGLPQGERHRLTEPYVTHKAKGTGLGLAIVKKIMEDHAGTLTLADRKQPESPSTNYKAVEKVSGTQVTLALPLAEDSASRNKGGGRMRITDGT from the coding sequence ATGGCCCTTATTTTGGCGTTTATGACATTCGTCGTGCTTGCAGGCGGCCTTTCTATTACACATCGCCCCGTTATACAGGCGATGATCTTCCTGCTTGATTTCCTGATGCTCATGCTCATTGGCGCAGCAGCGGTTTCTCAAGTTGGGCGCATGCTTGCAGAACGACGCCTCGGCTTTGCAGGGGCACGACTTCACGCCCGGCTTATTACCCTCTTTGGCATTGTTGCCGTTGCACCAACGATTGTCGTTGGTGCTGTAGCCACTCTTTTCTTCCATTATGGCGTCGAAATTTGGTTTTCCAATCGTGTTAATAACGCGCTGAGCGAGGCTCGCTCCGTTGCTGCAGGCTACTTACAGGAGCATAACGACAACATACGCACCGCCGCGTATTCACTCGCCAACACGCTCATTCTTGTCCAAAATGACGAGCTGTTTGCCCACGGCACGGATTTATTACACACCCCAGAACGCTTAAGAGAGCTGCTGGACGATGAAGTCTATGAGCGCGGCCTTACGGATGCAGAGGTTTTTGATCCTCTCACTAACCGCATTTTGGCGACGGGCGGCGTGCTCGGCTCAGCAGATATGGCTCCTCCACCCTTGCCGCCAAAATCCGTTATCGAAATGGCGCGTACAGACGTCGCGATCTTGGATCGCCCCGACCAGCGCTTTATTCGGGCGGTAGTCTCACTAGGCGATAATTCCGGCCTCATGCTCGTCATCACAAGGCCAGTTGACCCGCAAATTCTGGAACACATGCACCGCACAGACGAACTTGTGCAAGACTATAAACGTATGCTCGCCAATCGCGGGAAAACTCAGGTAACCTTCGTTTTAATCTTCATGCTGATGGGCCTTTTAGTGTTGGCGGTTGGCATGCTCACCGGCCTTGCTCTCGCCAATCGTATTGCTAACCCGCTCGGCCTACTCATTCTCGCTGCAACACGCATTTCCCAAGGTGACTTGGGCGTCCGCGTTCCGGTGCCCGATCATTCAGCGCGCCGGCCTATGTTTCGAGATGACGAAGTGACTGGCCTGTCACGCGCTTTTAACCGCATGACGGATCAGCTGGAAGCGCAGCGCTCGGAGTTGATGGTCGCGTATGATCAAATTAATGAGCGCCGCCGTTTTACAGAAACTGTTTTATCGGGTGTTTCTGCAGGCGTTATTGGCCTAGATACGCGCCAGGTTATAGAACTACCCAACCGTGCAGCATCCAACGTCCTTCAGCGGGACCTACTACCCGTCGTCGGTCAATACTTGGTCAACGCCGTGCCTGAATTTGCCGCATTGCTTGATGCAGCCCGCACAGCTCCTGAGCGCGTACATACGGCTGAGGTTCAAATTGACACGGACGGAGCTCAACGCCCCGGCGGACCTGGCGATGGTGGGGGTGCTGGAGCGGGACGTACCCTACTTGTTCGCGTGGTCGCAGAAATGCGCGGCTCCGATGTAGCAGGTTATGTCGTGACATTTGACGATATCACCGCACTTCAGTCAGCACAGCGCAAAGCTGCATGGGCTGACGTTGCACGGCGCGTAGCCCACGAAATCAAGAACCCTCTTACCCCTATTCAACTCGCTTCGGAGCGCTTGAAACGACGCTTCTTAAAAGAAATCCAGTCCGACCCAGAGACTTACACGCAATTAGTCGACACAATTGTCCGACAAGTAGGCGATATCGGGCGCATGGTTGATGAGTTCTCAGCTTTCGCCCGGATGCCTCAACCCGTAATACAAATCGAAGATTTTTCACGCCTCTGCCGAGAAGCCCTCGTCTTGCAGAAAAACGCCAACCCTCTCATTATTTATGAAACGCAAAATCTTCCCGCCTCTGGGCCAATTGTGTTGTGCGACCGCCGATTAATAGGGCAGGCCCTCACCAATTTGCTTCAAAACGCAGCAGATGCCATTCACATGACAGAGCGTGCCTCCCTCCGTGAGATCGGACCAGATGGCAGTTTGTTGCCAATCGGCCATATTGTGATGGGGTTGCACATCCGGGGCGGTCATGCCCAATTAGTGATTGAAGATGACGGCATCGGTCTCCCCCAAGGAGAGCGGCACCGTTTGACCGAACCTTATGTTACGCATAAGGCTAAAGGCACGGGGCTTGGACTGGCTATCGTTAAGAAGATTATGGAGGACCACGCTGGGACCCTCACCTTGGCTGACCGCAAACAGCCTGAGAGCCCTAGCACAAATTATAAAGCGGTAGAGAAAGTGTCTGGCACGCAAGTCACACTTGCTCTCCCCCTTGCAGAAGATAGCGCCTCGCGTAACAAGGGAGGCGGGCGTATGAGGATAACTGATGGAACATGA